One Sporomusaceae bacterium FL31 DNA window includes the following coding sequences:
- a CDS encoding phosphate propanoyltransferase — translation MMERAIIEQVVAKVLASMTEQAVKDAEQTGIPVGISNRHIHLSAEHTAMLFGSGHELTRDRDLKQTGEFAAKETVTLVGPKGVIRGVRVLGPIRAFTQIEISRTDGFSLGINPPVRNSGDIAGSAGIVVVGSKGAVTLSEGVICAARHIHLSDADAAQFQVTDGSRVTVVVPGDRGGTLGNVLARVHPSFRSEFHVDTDEANGLGLSNGQLVTLQHEGAR, via the coding sequence ATGATGGAGCGAGCAATCATCGAACAAGTAGTAGCAAAAGTTTTAGCATCCATGACTGAACAAGCAGTCAAAGATGCTGAACAAACGGGGATTCCGGTTGGTATATCAAATCGCCATATCCACCTCTCTGCCGAGCATACAGCCATGCTGTTTGGCAGTGGTCATGAATTGACCCGAGATCGGGATCTAAAACAAACCGGTGAATTTGCTGCGAAAGAAACGGTCACACTGGTGGGACCTAAAGGCGTTATTCGCGGGGTACGAGTGTTAGGTCCAATCCGGGCATTCACCCAGATTGAGATATCACGCACAGATGGCTTTAGTCTGGGCATTAACCCACCTGTGCGCAATTCAGGCGACATTGCCGGCTCGGCAGGCATCGTGGTCGTAGGATCAAAAGGGGCGGTGACGCTCTCAGAGGGAGTGATCTGCGCTGCCCGGCATATTCATCTCAGTGATGCGGATGCTGCGCAATTTCAGGTTACTGATGGCAGCCGGGTAACGGTTGTTGTACCAGGAGACCGGGGTGGTACACTAGGCAATGTATTGGCACGGGTTCACCCCAGTTTCCGGAGTGAGTTTCACGTTGATACCGACGAAGCCAACGGGTTAGGTCTGAGTAACGGACAACTGGTAACCCTGCAGCATGAGGGGGCAAGGTGA
- a CDS encoding carboxysome shell protein produces MVKNALGLIEVVGLAAGVEAADAAVKAANVTLLGYELTKGGGMVVVKLAGDVGAMKAAVDSAAAAAAKVSKVYATHVIPRPHSELGGMIETKDTVGISVPAKPAETPSVSEPISTQQEEAEPVPQSEEAPAQDADSEEVLPPVSTDEPKRGSYTCNLCGDPHCPRKKGDPKVTCIHYDKNNKEDE; encoded by the coding sequence ATGGTCAAAAATGCACTGGGTTTGATTGAAGTTGTTGGGTTAGCGGCTGGCGTTGAAGCAGCCGATGCGGCGGTCAAAGCAGCAAATGTCACGCTACTGGGCTATGAACTTACTAAAGGTGGGGGCATGGTGGTTGTGAAACTGGCTGGTGACGTTGGCGCAATGAAGGCAGCTGTGGATTCTGCGGCTGCAGCAGCGGCAAAAGTCAGCAAGGTTTATGCAACCCATGTCATACCGAGGCCGCACAGTGAATTGGGCGGAATGATTGAGACCAAGGATACGGTAGGAATTTCTGTTCCGGCAAAACCGGCAGAGACACCAAGCGTAAGCGAACCGATCAGCACTCAGCAAGAGGAAGCGGAGCCGGTACCTCAGTCTGAAGAGGCTCCTGCTCAAGACGCTGATTCTGAGGAAGTACTTCCACCTGTGTCAACCGACGAGCCGAAGCGAGGATCCTATACTTGCAATTTGTGCGGTGATCCTCATTGTCCAAGGAAAAAAGGCGATCCGAAAGTAACTTGCATTCATTACGATAAAAATAACAAGGAGGATGAATAG
- a CDS encoding propanediol dehydratase small subunit — protein sequence MSQQQLVEDIIREVLKNMYKAPQAGATAPVASAPAKGLNPDTDYPLAAKRPELVRTPTGKTLADITLEKAISGEVKPEDVRISPETLRLQAEIADGVGRNQFANNLRRAAELTAIPDDRILEIYNALRPYRSSKQELFAIADEMEFKYNAKINAAFVREAAGVYERRNRLRAD from the coding sequence ATGAGTCAACAACAATTAGTGGAAGATATTATCCGTGAAGTCCTGAAAAATATGTATAAAGCCCCTCAAGCAGGAGCAACGGCACCAGTCGCCAGCGCACCAGCCAAAGGGCTTAATCCAGATACCGACTATCCATTGGCTGCAAAAAGGCCGGAGCTAGTGAGAACTCCTACCGGCAAAACTTTGGCTGATATTACGCTTGAAAAAGCCATCAGCGGTGAAGTCAAACCGGAAGATGTGCGGATCAGTCCTGAAACACTCCGCCTGCAAGCTGAGATTGCTGACGGCGTAGGCCGCAACCAGTTTGCCAATAATTTACGCCGGGCCGCTGAATTGACGGCAATCCCGGATGACCGTATTCTGGAGATTTATAATGCTCTTCGCCCCTATCGTTCAAGCAAACAAGAATTGTTTGCCATTGCTGATGAAATGGAATTTAAATATAACGCAAAAATAAACGCCGCTTTTGTACGTGAGGCTGCAGGAGTATACGAACGCCGGAATCGTCTCAGAGCGGATTAG
- a CDS encoding propanediol dehydratase medium subunit → MSQEKGCKVMQINEQMIREIVMQVLQSVEQPQLAKAAAVGRAVKLVEKGEARPGSKADEVLIAIAPAFGKFQNKTIVNIPHSDVLREMIAGIEEEGLKARVVRVLRTSDVAFAAHDATKLSGSGIAIGIQSRGTAVIHQKDLPPLSNLELFPQSPLLDLEAYRAIGRNAAKYAKGESPTPVPTRNDQMARPKFQAKAAVLHIKETEHVVPGAKAVELSVEF, encoded by the coding sequence GTGAGTCAGGAAAAGGGGTGTAAAGTGATGCAAATTAATGAACAAATGATTCGCGAGATCGTAATGCAGGTTCTACAAAGTGTGGAACAGCCCCAATTAGCCAAAGCAGCAGCTGTTGGGCGTGCCGTTAAGCTAGTTGAAAAAGGTGAAGCTCGTCCAGGTTCCAAAGCGGATGAAGTATTGATTGCAATCGCTCCGGCTTTTGGGAAATTTCAAAATAAAACCATTGTCAACATTCCTCACAGCGATGTGCTGCGGGAAATGATTGCCGGCATTGAAGAAGAAGGGCTGAAAGCCAGAGTGGTTCGCGTACTGCGCACTTCTGACGTAGCTTTCGCTGCCCATGATGCGACAAAACTTAGCGGCTCCGGGATTGCGATTGGCATTCAATCGCGCGGAACGGCAGTCATTCATCAAAAAGATTTACCGCCTCTTAGCAATCTGGAGTTGTTTCCGCAATCACCATTGCTGGATCTGGAAGCCTATCGGGCTATTGGCCGCAATGCGGCTAAATATGCAAAAGGTGAATCACCAACTCCGGTGCCTACACGGAATGATCAGATGGCTAGACCTAAATTCCAGGCTAAAGCTGCCGTACTGCATATTAAGGAAACCGAGCATGTAGTTCCTGGCGCTAAAGCAGTGGAATTAAGCGTTGAATTTTAA
- a CDS encoding microcompartment protein PduB has product MQEQIIDKVMEEIKKRMESQSAATATPEAPKVCPTAGVTEFVGTAIGDTIGLVIANVDPILHDKMKLDPKYRSIGILGARTGAGPHIMAADEAVKATNTEIVTIELARDTKGGAGHGCLIIFGAEEVSDARRAIEVALKELDRTFGDVYANDAGHLELQYTARASYAINKAFGAPIGKSFGLIVGAPAAIGVLMSDVAVKTANVEVVGYASPAGGTSYSNEVILMVTGDSGAVRQSVIAAREMGKKLLEAMAGPAPSVTKPYI; this is encoded by the coding sequence ATGCAAGAACAGATTATAGATAAGGTCATGGAAGAAATTAAAAAGCGGATGGAGAGCCAATCGGCTGCAACTGCAACCCCGGAAGCTCCTAAAGTCTGCCCAACCGCTGGTGTAACTGAGTTTGTGGGTACTGCTATTGGTGATACTATTGGTTTGGTTATTGCCAATGTTGATCCTATTCTGCATGACAAAATGAAACTTGATCCTAAATATCGCTCGATCGGTATCTTAGGCGCTCGTACTGGTGCCGGTCCTCACATTATGGCTGCCGATGAAGCCGTCAAAGCAACCAATACAGAAATCGTAACCATTGAGTTAGCCCGTGATACCAAAGGCGGCGCTGGCCATGGCTGCTTGATTATCTTTGGTGCTGAAGAAGTTTCTGATGCCCGCCGGGCCATTGAAGTTGCCTTAAAAGAACTTGACCGCACTTTTGGTGACGTTTATGCCAATGATGCCGGTCATCTTGAATTGCAATATACCGCCCGTGCCAGCTATGCCATTAACAAGGCTTTCGGTGCACCAATCGGCAAATCGTTTGGTTTGATTGTCGGCGCTCCAGCGGCTATCGGCGTTCTCATGTCCGATGTAGCTGTAAAAACAGCCAATGTCGAAGTAGTCGGCTATGCCAGCCCTGCTGGCGGCACCAGCTATTCCAACGAAGTCATTCTTATGGTTACCGGAGATTCCGGTGCTGTTCGTCAATCAGTCATCGCAGCCCGCGAAATGGGTAAGAAGCTGCTTGAAGCTATGGCCGGTCCGGCTCCATCGGTTACTAAACCTTATATCTAA
- a CDS encoding carboxysome shell protein, with the protein MSEALGMVETKGLVGAIEAADAMVKAANVILVGYEKIGSGLVTVMVRGDVGAIKAATDAGAAAAEKVGEVVSVHVIPRPHTDVEKILPKLK; encoded by the coding sequence GTGAGTGAAGCCTTAGGTATGGTAGAAACAAAAGGTCTGGTTGGAGCAATTGAAGCAGCGGATGCTATGGTGAAAGCAGCAAATGTTATTTTGGTTGGCTATGAAAAAATCGGGTCTGGTTTAGTAACTGTGATGGTTCGCGGTGATGTAGGCGCGATTAAAGCGGCTACTGATGCCGGTGCAGCCGCAGCAGAGAAAGTGGGTGAAGTGGTTTCGGTTCATGTAATCCCACGTCCACATACTGATGTGGAGAAAATCCTTCCTAAATTGAAGTAG
- a CDS encoding carboxysome shell protein has protein sequence MRGEALGMVETKGLVGAIEAADAMVKAANVILVGYEKIGSGLVTVMVRGDVGAVKAATDSGAAAAQKVGELVSVHVIPRPHTDIEKILPKFEG, from the coding sequence ATGCGTGGAGAGGCATTAGGAATGGTTGAAACCAAAGGTTTGGTTGGAGCAATTGAAGCTGCCGATGCAATGGTTAAAGCAGCCAATGTGATCTTAGTGGGTTATGAAAAAATTGGATCCGGATTGGTGACTGTGATGGTACGTGGTGATGTCGGTGCTGTAAAAGCAGCAACCGACAGTGGAGCAGCAGCTGCTCAGAAGGTAGGCGAGTTGGTCTCTGTTCACGTTATTCCTCGTCCTCATACCGACATTGAAAAAATCCTACCAAAATTTGAAGGCTAA
- the pduH gene encoding PduH protein, protein MQMSRNPIKPSIMIWVTPHAEAERKLREVQAGIEEEGVPYTLFSCDETNAVSLAYQGAAESQLGVGVGIGKTAICVHFAKLPADQPLFVSEQTDQVNEWRRCGYNAARLVKGIPFKMDQAEAADSAKEPNHELVQLIRELVIKVVNEHAQAMGR, encoded by the coding sequence ATGCAGATGAGTAGAAATCCGATTAAGCCAAGCATTATGATTTGGGTGACACCTCATGCCGAAGCTGAACGGAAGCTTCGGGAGGTGCAAGCCGGGATCGAAGAAGAGGGCGTACCTTATACTCTGTTTAGCTGTGATGAAACAAATGCCGTTTCACTGGCTTATCAAGGCGCAGCTGAATCACAGCTCGGGGTTGGTGTGGGGATTGGTAAAACGGCCATCTGTGTTCATTTTGCCAAACTTCCTGCCGATCAGCCACTCTTTGTCAGTGAACAGACTGACCAAGTGAATGAGTGGCGCCGCTGCGGGTATAATGCCGCCCGGTTAGTGAAAGGTATTCCGTTTAAAATGGATCAGGCAGAGGCAGCTGACTCTGCTAAAGAGCCCAATCATGAACTTGTTCAGCTAATACGCGAGTTAGTGATTAAAGTAGTTAACGAACATGCTCAGGCCATGGGGAGGTGA
- a CDS encoding diol dehydratase reactivase subunit alpha: MPIIAGVDIGNSTTEICLARIEAGQVREYLASSIIKTTGIKGTTANVPGIIIALEEAVRKSGISISQLAEIRLNEATPVIGDLAMETITETIITESTMIGHNPSTPGGIGLGVGTTVAFAELGSRAVGERVICVIPRGIDFEDAARAINQAVERGVDVQAAIARQDDAVLIVNRLSKRIPIVDEVTLIEKVPLHMLASVEVAEAGQTIKTLSNPYGIATVFNLSPEETKMVVPIARALIGNRSAVVVRTPQGDVKARAIPAGFITLSGQKGKSDIDVEAGAAKIMEAVERVQPIFDVQGEAGTNVNGMLERVRQVMSELTVQPLADMKIQDILAVDTFVPQKVQGGLAGEFALENAVALAAMVKTNRLPMQQIADQLTERLNVRVVIAGVEANMAIQGALTTPGTDKPLAILDMGGGSTDAAIIARDERAFSIHLAGAGDMVTMLINSELGLNDFDLAEDIKKYPLAKVESLYHVRLEDGTVQFYDQHLPPQVFSRVVILKDTGMIPIPADHPLDKIRHVRREAKKRVFVTNALRSLARVAPTGNIRHIEFVVLVGGSAMDFEVADMVTDALAEYGIVCGRGNIRGTEGPRNAVATGLVLSYLSKEV; encoded by the coding sequence ATGCCTATCATCGCTGGTGTGGATATCGGCAATTCCACAACCGAAATTTGTCTGGCCAGAATTGAAGCTGGTCAGGTAAGAGAGTATCTGGCCAGCAGTATTATTAAAACAACCGGTATTAAAGGGACTACAGCCAATGTTCCAGGCATTATCATTGCTCTGGAAGAGGCTGTTAGGAAATCCGGGATTAGTATCAGTCAACTGGCGGAAATTCGGCTTAACGAAGCCACCCCGGTTATTGGCGATCTGGCCATGGAAACCATTACCGAGACCATTATTACCGAGTCTACCATGATTGGTCACAATCCATCCACACCAGGCGGAATTGGCCTGGGGGTGGGAACAACGGTTGCCTTTGCCGAGTTAGGCAGCAGGGCGGTTGGTGAAAGGGTGATCTGCGTCATTCCTCGCGGGATTGACTTTGAAGATGCCGCCCGGGCCATCAACCAGGCTGTTGAACGCGGGGTTGATGTTCAGGCTGCCATTGCCCGTCAGGATGACGCGGTGCTGATTGTCAATCGTTTGAGCAAACGCATTCCCATCGTGGATGAGGTTACCCTGATTGAAAAAGTACCGCTCCATATGCTGGCCTCTGTTGAAGTGGCGGAAGCCGGACAAACCATTAAGACACTATCCAATCCCTATGGGATTGCAACGGTCTTCAACCTTTCGCCGGAGGAAACAAAAATGGTTGTACCGATTGCCAGAGCGCTGATTGGCAATCGTTCAGCCGTCGTTGTGCGGACTCCGCAAGGCGATGTAAAGGCACGGGCCATTCCAGCCGGGTTTATCACCCTGTCTGGGCAAAAGGGCAAGTCTGACATTGATGTGGAAGCTGGCGCCGCTAAGATTATGGAAGCGGTGGAACGGGTGCAGCCCATCTTCGATGTGCAAGGCGAAGCCGGAACCAATGTGAATGGCATGCTGGAACGGGTGCGGCAGGTCATGAGTGAGCTTACCGTACAGCCATTGGCTGATATGAAGATTCAGGATATTCTGGCGGTGGATACGTTTGTACCGCAAAAGGTTCAGGGAGGTCTAGCCGGGGAATTTGCCTTGGAAAACGCCGTAGCGTTAGCAGCGATGGTAAAAACCAATCGACTGCCTATGCAGCAAATTGCCGACCAGCTGACCGAACGGCTGAATGTCAGGGTGGTGATTGCCGGCGTGGAAGCCAATATGGCCATCCAGGGGGCTTTGACCACACCCGGTACCGATAAACCGTTAGCTATTTTGGATATGGGCGGCGGCTCGACCGATGCGGCCATTATTGCCAGAGATGAACGGGCCTTCTCCATTCATTTGGCTGGTGCTGGTGATATGGTGACCATGCTGATTAATTCGGAACTGGGCTTGAATGATTTTGACTTGGCTGAAGATATCAAAAAATATCCGCTAGCTAAGGTTGAAAGTCTCTATCATGTCCGGCTGGAAGATGGAACGGTTCAGTTTTATGATCAGCATTTGCCGCCACAGGTATTTTCCCGGGTGGTCATTCTCAAAGATACCGGCATGATACCCATTCCGGCTGATCATCCACTGGATAAAATCCGTCATGTACGCCGGGAAGCCAAGAAACGGGTATTTGTAACCAATGCCCTGCGCTCTTTGGCGCGGGTAGCTCCTACCGGAAACATCCGTCATATCGAGTTTGTCGTGTTGGTGGGTGGTTCAGCGATGGATTTTGAAGTGGCTGATATGGTCACCGATGCTCTGGCTGAATACGGCATTGTCTGCGGCCGCGGAAATATTCGCGGAACGGAAGGGCCGCGGAATGCAGTCGCTACAGGTCTGGTATTGTCTTATCTCAGTAAAGAGGTGTGA
- a CDS encoding ATP--cobalamin adenosyltransferase, whose amino-acid sequence MKVYTKTGDGGQTSLLSKQRVFKDHDRVNAYGTVDEASAAMGLAKALTDKEWAVEIIQTIQEELILLNADLATETIDADSKLRITADHVKRLEDIIDSLESKRIPQRYFVTPGGTSTSAALDLARTVVRRAERLVVTLKRTETVSVHVGLYLNRLSDLLFVLARCVEQEELIKTVTEKVMQVLAGSAGKSAVSSVDVMAQAQKIVAASTGTRTFSILEKAKKMIAAAEQKAIEIGVPMVIAIVDAGGNLVAQHRMDGALLGSISIALDKAYTAAALQTATDQAAAVVVPGQPLYGLNTAGAGRFIVFGGGFPILAGGNIIGGIGVSGGSVEEDMVVAEAGLAALQ is encoded by the coding sequence ATGAAAGTTTATACAAAAACTGGAGATGGCGGTCAAACCAGTTTGCTTTCCAAGCAGCGGGTTTTTAAAGACCATGACAGAGTAAACGCCTATGGTACAGTCGATGAAGCCAGCGCCGCTATGGGGCTGGCAAAAGCACTCACTGACAAGGAATGGGCTGTCGAGATTATCCAAACCATTCAGGAAGAGTTGATTTTGCTTAATGCAGATTTGGCGACTGAAACCATTGATGCAGACAGTAAACTAAGGATTACGGCTGACCATGTTAAACGATTAGAAGACATTATTGATTCCTTGGAAAGTAAACGCATTCCCCAACGGTATTTTGTTACGCCAGGCGGCACGTCAACGAGTGCAGCGTTAGATTTGGCCCGCACGGTGGTCAGACGGGCTGAACGGCTGGTTGTCACCCTCAAGCGTACCGAAACAGTATCTGTGCATGTCGGTCTCTACTTGAACCGCTTATCAGACTTGCTGTTTGTGCTGGCACGCTGTGTGGAACAGGAAGAGCTTATCAAAACAGTCACTGAAAAAGTGATGCAGGTTTTGGCGGGCAGTGCGGGTAAAAGTGCGGTGAGTTCAGTTGATGTGATGGCGCAGGCTCAAAAAATTGTTGCTGCATCAACAGGAACCCGCACGTTCAGTATTCTGGAAAAAGCAAAAAAAATGATTGCGGCAGCCGAGCAAAAGGCAATTGAAATCGGTGTCCCCATGGTGATCGCCATTGTGGATGCCGGCGGCAATTTAGTGGCTCAGCACCGCATGGATGGTGCACTGCTTGGCAGCATATCCATTGCGCTGGATAAGGCCTATACGGCAGCCGCACTTCAAACGGCGACCGATCAGGCTGCTGCAGTCGTCGTTCCTGGTCAGCCGCTCTATGGATTGAATACCGCCGGAGCAGGACGCTTTATTGTGTTTGGCGGCGGCTTCCCGATTCTGGCTGGCGGAAACATCATTGGCGGAATCGGGGTAAGCGGTGGCAGTGTAGAGGAAGATATGGTGGTTGCTGAGGCTGGCCTGGCGGCCTTACAGTAA
- a CDS encoding ethanolamine utilization protein EutN, whose amino-acid sequence MWVGKVIGTLVATPKDDSLTGCKLLIVQPSRLSLSGRTSPIVAVDTIGAGTGENVLVVEGSSARHATGRPNSAVDAAIVGIIDTIEINKDLLEE is encoded by the coding sequence ATGTGGGTGGGAAAGGTGATTGGCACACTGGTTGCCACGCCAAAGGATGATAGTCTGACTGGCTGCAAACTGCTGATTGTTCAGCCGTCACGATTAAGCCTTAGTGGGAGAACATCTCCTATTGTTGCGGTAGATACAATCGGGGCTGGTACAGGCGAAAATGTGCTTGTGGTGGAGGGCAGTTCAGCCCGCCATGCGACAGGCAGACCGAACTCAGCAGTCGATGCTGCCATTGTTGGTATTATTGACACGATTGAAATCAATAAAGACTTACTCGAGGAGTAG
- a CDS encoding aldehyde dehydrogenase produces MVIDQTLIERITAEILAKMHEQDNTTQADGIFATVDEAVAAARSAQKQLAGLSIEKRECLIQAMREAAFNNAALLAQMAVEESGMGNVPDKTIKNQVAARKTPGTEDLQTTAWSGDHGLTLIEMGPYGVIGAITPTTNPSETVICNGIGMIAAGNAVFFSPHPKAKGTSIKTIQLLNQAVVQAGGPANLLTTLANPSIEAANEMMNHPDINMLVATGGPGVVKAVLSSGKKAIGAGAGNPPAVVDETADIEKAARDIVAGCSFDNNLPCIAEKEVIAVGSIADQLMAYMQKYGAYLISGPKIAELLNVIMTEEEGKMASGCTEKPKKVYGINKDYVGKDAAYILSKIGITAPAGTKVIICETEADHPFVIEELMMPVLPVVQVKDIDAAIQLAVKVEHGNRHTAIMHSKNVDHLTRLARAIETTIFVKNAPSFAGIGVGGEGFITFTIAGPTGEGLTSPRSFTRQRRCVLVDAFSIV; encoded by the coding sequence ATGGTTATTGATCAAACTTTAATTGAACGCATCACAGCTGAGATATTAGCTAAAATGCACGAACAGGATAATACAACCCAAGCTGATGGCATATTTGCTACTGTTGACGAGGCCGTAGCTGCTGCTCGTTCAGCTCAAAAACAGTTGGCCGGGTTATCAATTGAAAAACGGGAATGCCTGATTCAGGCCATGCGTGAGGCTGCTTTTAACAATGCGGCGCTATTGGCACAAATGGCAGTTGAAGAATCGGGTATGGGCAATGTTCCGGATAAAACCATTAAGAATCAGGTGGCAGCCCGGAAAACCCCAGGCACTGAGGATCTTCAAACCACTGCCTGGAGCGGTGATCATGGCTTAACCCTGATCGAAATGGGCCCTTATGGGGTAATCGGAGCCATTACTCCGACCACCAATCCGTCCGAGACAGTTATTTGTAATGGGATTGGCATGATTGCGGCTGGCAATGCCGTGTTCTTCAGCCCACACCCAAAAGCCAAAGGAACATCGATTAAAACAATCCAATTATTAAACCAGGCGGTAGTGCAAGCAGGCGGCCCGGCTAATCTGCTGACCACTTTAGCCAATCCATCCATTGAAGCGGCGAATGAGATGATGAACCATCCTGACATTAACATGCTGGTTGCTACCGGCGGCCCAGGGGTAGTTAAAGCTGTTCTGTCTTCCGGCAAAAAGGCAATTGGTGCCGGAGCAGGCAATCCGCCGGCAGTAGTTGACGAAACGGCTGATATTGAGAAAGCGGCTCGGGATATTGTTGCTGGCTGCTCATTTGATAATAACCTGCCTTGTATTGCTGAAAAAGAAGTTATTGCTGTCGGCAGTATTGCCGATCAATTAATGGCCTATATGCAAAAATATGGCGCGTATCTGATCTCAGGTCCTAAAATCGCCGAGTTATTAAATGTCATTATGACTGAAGAAGAAGGTAAAATGGCGTCAGGTTGTACCGAAAAGCCTAAAAAGGTTTATGGGATCAACAAGGACTATGTGGGCAAAGATGCTGCTTACATCTTAAGTAAAATCGGAATCACTGCCCCTGCCGGTACAAAAGTCATCATCTGCGAAACTGAAGCCGATCATCCGTTTGTTATCGAAGAGCTGATGATGCCGGTATTGCCGGTTGTTCAGGTCAAAGATATTGATGCCGCCATTCAACTGGCAGTGAAAGTGGAACATGGCAATCGCCATACTGCCATTATGCACTCCAAAAACGTGGATCATTTAACCCGGTTGGCGAGAGCCATTGAAACCACTATTTTTGTGAAAAATGCACCTTCTTTTGCCGGTATTGGCGTAGGGGGAGAAGGGTTTATCACATTTACCATCGCCGGACCGACTGGCGAGGGCTTAACCTCACCCCGTAGTTTCACCCGTCAGCGCCGGTGCGTGCTTGTTGACGCATTTTCCATCGTATAA
- a CDS encoding propanediol dehydratase large subunit: MKRQKRFEVLAARPVNQDGFVVEWPEVGLIAMGSPNDPVPSIKVQNGKVVEMDGLPRDKFDFIDQFIADYAIDVTITEKAMAMDNAAIAKMLVDVNVTRDEIVRLVRGLTPAKIVAVLETMNVVEMMMAVQKMRARKIPSNQCHITNVNDNPVLIAADGAEAAMRGFDEMETTVAVVRYAPFNALALLIGGQTGRGGTLIQCALEEATELQLGMRGITAYAETISVYGTENVFVDGDDTPWSKAFLASAYASRGLKMRFTSGTGSEVQMGYAEGKSMLYLEVRCIMVTKGAGVQGLQNGSVSCVGVPAAVPSGIRAILAENLCTTMLDMEVASSNDQTFTHSDIRRTARTLMQMLPGTDFICSGYSGVPNYDNMFAGSNWDVDDYDDWNIIQRDLKVDGGLRPASEEEVIAVRNKAARALQAVFKELGFPAITDAEVEAATYAHGSKDVPARNVVEDLKAAQDMMNRGITGLDVVKALAKNGFNDLASNVLNLLKQRISGDYLHTSAILDKDFNVISAVNSRNDYRGPGTGYRISEERWNEIKTISQAIKPSDFDV; this comes from the coding sequence ATGAAAAGACAAAAAAGATTTGAAGTGTTAGCCGCCCGCCCTGTGAACCAGGACGGTTTCGTAGTCGAATGGCCCGAGGTAGGCCTGATCGCGATGGGCAGCCCGAATGACCCAGTGCCCAGCATTAAGGTACAAAACGGGAAAGTCGTCGAAATGGACGGACTTCCTAGAGATAAGTTTGACTTTATTGATCAGTTTATTGCTGATTATGCCATTGATGTGACCATCACTGAAAAAGCCATGGCCATGGACAACGCAGCGATTGCTAAAATGCTGGTGGATGTCAATGTAACCCGTGATGAAATCGTTCGCTTGGTTCGTGGTTTGACGCCAGCTAAGATTGTTGCCGTTCTTGAGACCATGAACGTGGTTGAAATGATGATGGCTGTGCAAAAAATGCGCGCCCGTAAAATACCTTCGAACCAATGCCATATCACCAACGTCAATGATAACCCGGTTCTCATTGCTGCTGATGGCGCAGAAGCTGCGATGCGCGGCTTTGATGAAATGGAAACAACGGTTGCCGTTGTTCGTTATGCACCCTTTAACGCGTTGGCACTGCTGATTGGCGGTCAAACCGGCCGCGGCGGTACTTTGATTCAATGCGCTCTGGAAGAAGCTACTGAATTGCAGCTTGGTATGCGCGGCATTACCGCCTATGCTGAAACCATTTCGGTATACGGTACTGAAAATGTATTTGTTGATGGTGATGATACTCCTTGGTCAAAAGCTTTCCTGGCTTCGGCTTATGCATCCCGCGGTCTGAAAATGCGCTTTACTTCAGGTACAGGCTCGGAAGTTCAAATGGGTTACGCCGAAGGCAAATCCATGCTGTATTTGGAAGTTCGCTGCATTATGGTTACCAAAGGTGCCGGCGTACAAGGTCTGCAGAATGGTTCGGTAAGCTGCGTTGGGGTCCCTGCAGCCGTTCCATCTGGTATCAGAGCCATCTTAGCAGAAAATCTGTGCACCACCATGCTGGACATGGAAGTTGCCTCCAGTAATGACCAAACCTTTACGCATTCCGATATTCGTCGTACTGCCCGTACCTTAATGCAAATGCTGCCAGGCACTGACTTCATTTGCTCGGGCTACAGCGGTGTGCCGAACTATGACAATATGTTCGCCGGTTCAAACTGGGATGTTGATGATTATGATGACTGGAATATCATTCAACGCGACTTGAAAGTGGATGGCGGCCTGCGCCCAGCTTCTGAAGAAGAAGTCATTGCAGTCCGTAACAAAGCAGCAAGAGCACTTCAGGCAGTATTTAAAGAATTAGGCTTCCCGGCTATCACCGATGCCGAAGTGGAAGCAGCGACCTATGCTCATGGCAGTAAAGATGTTCCAGCCCGTAATGTGGTTGAAGATCTTAAAGCTGCACAAGACATGATGAATCGCGGTATTACTGGATTGGATGTTGTTAAAGCGTTAGCCAAAAACGGCTTTAACGATTTAGCGAGCAATGTTTTGAATTTGCTGAAACAGCGGATTTCAGGTGACTATCTGCACACTTCCGCCATTTTGGATAAAGACTTTAATGTTATCAGTGCTGTGAACAGCCGCAACGATTATCGCGGGCCGGGAACAGGCTACCGGATCAGCGAAGAACGCTGGAACGAAATTAAGACCATCAGTCAGGCAATTAAACCATCCGACTTTGACGTGTGA